A window of Burkholderiales bacterium genomic DNA:
CCCGTTCCGCCTTTACCCTTCGCCCATCGCTATAACTTGATCTCCACGTCCACCCCCGCCGGCAGATCGAGCTTCATCAGCGCGTCCACCGTCTTGTCGGTGGGATCTATGATGTCCATCAGCCTCAAGTGCGTGCGAATCTCGAACTGGTCGCGCGAGGTCTTGTTGACGTGGGGCGAGCGCAGGACATCGAAGCGCTCGATGCGTGTCGGCAGCGGCACGGGGCCGCGCACCACCGCCCCGGTCCGCTTGGCAGTTTCGACGATCTCCAGCGCCGACTGGTCGATCAGGCGGTAATCGAACGCCTTGAGGCGGATTCGTATCTTCTGGCTCTGCATGCTTTAACCCCATGTAAGCGTCTGGGCGCGGCGGCCGGTTCCGTAGGGGAAAGCGCCCCTCCACGGCCGTGGCCCGCGTCCCAGCCGCTATTCGATGATTTTCGCCACCACGCCGGCGCCCACCGTGCGCCCGCCCTCGCGGATGGCAAAGCGCAGCCCCTCCTCCATCGCAATCGGGGCAATCAAGCTCACCGTGATCGACACATTGTCCCCAGGCATCACCATCTCGGTGCCCGCCGGCAGCTCAATGGAGCCCGTCACATCGGTCGTGCGAAAGTAAAACTGCGGCCGATAACCGTTGAAAAACGGCGTGTGCCGACCCCCCTCCTCCTTGGAAAGCACATAGACCTCGGCAGTAAACTTGGTGTGCGGAGTGATCGTGCCCGGCTTCGCCAGCACCTGCCCGCGCTCCACCTCCTCGCGCTTGGTGCCCCGCAGCAACACCCCGATGTTGTCGCCCGCACGCCCCTCGTCCAGGAGCTTCCTGAACATCTCCACCCCCGTGCACACCGTCTTCTGGGTGGGCCTCAACCCTACAATCTCGATCTCGTCGCCCACCTTGATCACACCACGCTCCACCCGGCCCGTCACCACCGTGCCGCGCCCAGAGATCGAAAACACATCCTCCACCGGCATCAGGAAGGGCTTGTCGATGTCGCGCTTGGGCTCGGGAATGTACTCGTCTAAGGCTTCCGCCAGCTTCCAAATGGAGGGCTCCCCAATCTCCGACTGGTCCCCCTCCAGCGCCTTCAGCGCCGAGCCCACAATGATCGGGGTCTTGTCCCCAGGAAAATCATACTTGGACAACAACTCCCGAACCTCCATCTCCACCAGCTCCAGAAGCTCAGGATCGTCCACCATGTCGGCCTTGTTCAAATACACCACAATGTAGGGCACCCCCACCTGGCGCGCCAGCAAAATGTGCTCGCGCGTCTGCGGCATCGGCCCATCAGCCGCCGACACCACCAAAATCGCCCCATCCATCTGCGCCGCACCCGTGATCATGTTCTTGATGTAGTCCGCATGCCCCGGACAGTCTACGTGCGCATAGTGACGCTTGGCCGTCTCGTACTCCACGTGCGCCGTGTTGATCGTGATCCCCCGCGCCTTCTCCTCCGGCGCCGAATCAATCTCCTCGTACTTCTTCGCCTGACCCCCAAACTTCTTCGACAACACCAGCGTCAACGCCGCCGTCAGCGTCGTCTTGCCATGATCCACGTGCCCAATCGTGCCTACGTTCACATGCGGCTTCTTGCGCTCAAATTTCTCCTTGGCCATGACTGTTTCCTTCCGACGACTATTTCTTGTTGATGATCGCTTCCGCGACGTTGCGGGGCGCCTCGGCGTAGTGCTTGAACTCCATCGTGTACGTGGCGCGGCCCTGGGTAAGCGAGCGCAGCGTGGTGGAGTAGCCGAACATCTCGGCAAGCGGCACCTCGGCGCGGACCACCTTGAAGCCAGGTCGGTCCTCCATGCCCTGCACGATGCCACGGCGGGAGGACAGGTCGCCCATGACGTTGCCCATGAATTCCTCGGGAGTCTCGACCTCCACCGCCATCATGGGCTCGAGCAGCGTCGGGTTCGCTTTCCTGAGCGCCTCCTTGAAGCCGATGGAGGCCGCCATCTTGAAGGCGTTCTCGTTCGAGTCCACTTCGTGATAGGAGCCGTCGAACAGCGTGACTTTGACGTCCACGATCGGGAAGCCGGCCAGCACGCCGTTGGGCAGCGTGTCCTCCAGCCCCTTCTGCACCGCCGGGATGTACTCCCGCGGAACGACGCCGCCCTTGATGGCGTCGACGAACTCGAAGCCCTTGCCGGGCCCGTTGGGCTCCACCCGCAGCCACACGTGGCCGTACTGGCCGCGGCCTCCGGTCTGCTTGATGAACTTGCCCTCGGCCTCGGCGGCCTTCTTGATGGTTTCCCGGTAGGCAACCTGGGGAGCGCCGACGTTGGCCTCGACGCCGAACTCCCGCCGCATCCGGTCCACGATGATCTCCAGGTGCAGCTCGCCCATGCCGGAGATGATGGTTTGGCCGGATTCCTCGTCGGTGCGTACGCGAAACGACGGATCCTCCTGGGCCAGGCGGGAGAGGGCGATACCCATTTTTTCCTGGTCCGCCTTGGTCTTCGGCTCCACTGCCACGTGGATCACCGGCTCCGGGAACTCCATGCGCTCGAGGGTGATAACGTTGTTCGGATCGCACAGGGTATCGCCGGTGGACACGTCCTTGAGCCCCACTACCGCCGCGATGTCTCCCGCCCGAACCTCCTTGATTTCGGCGCGCTCGTTGGCGTGCATCTGCAGCAGGCGCCCGATGCGCTCCTTCTTCCCTTTGACCGGGTTGAAGACGGTGTCACCCGAATTGAGGACCCCGGAATAGACGCGCAGGAAGGTGATCTGGCCCACGTACGGGTCGGTCATGATCTTGAACGCGAGGGCCGAGAACGGAGCCTCGTCCTTCGCTTCCCGCTCGCCAGGCTGGCCGTTTTCCAGCACGCCCTTGACCGGGGGAATGTCGGCTGGCGACGGCAGGTAGTCGATCACCGCGTCCAGCATGGCCTGCACGCCCTTGTTCTTGAACGCGGAACCGCACAGCATGGGCACGATTTCGAACGAAATGGTGCGGCTGCGCAGCCCTTTCTTGATGTCCTCGACGGAGAGATCCCCTTCCTCGAGGTATTTGTTCATCAGCTCCTCGTCGGCCTCGGCGGCGCTCTCCACCATCTTGTCGCGCCACTCCTGGGCCTGGTCCCGCAGGCTCCCCGGGATGTCCTTGAGCTCGAACTTCATCCCTTGGGTGGAATCGTCCCAGTAGATCGCCTTCATGCGCACCAGGTCGACCACGCCTTCGAACTTCTCTTCGGCTCCGATCGGAATCTGGATCGGAACCGGGTTGGCCTTGAGCCGGGCCCTCATCTGCTCGAAGACCCTGAAGAAGTCGGCTCCCTGCCGATCCATCTTGTTGACGAAAGCCAGCCGGGGCACGCGGTACTTGTTGGCCTGGCGCCAGACCGTCTCGGACTGGGGCTGCACGCCGCCCACCGCGCAGTAGACCATGCACGCGCCGTCGAGCACCCGCATCGAGCGCTCCACCTCGATGGTGAAGTCCACGTGCCCCGGCGTGTCGATGATGTTGATCCGGTGCTCCGGATAGTTCTGGTCCATGCCCCTCCAGAAGCAGGTGGTGGCGGCCGAGGTGATGGTGATCCCGCGCTCCCGCTCCTGCTCCATCCAGTCCATGACCGCGGCGCCGTCGTGCACCTCCCCGATCTTGTGGGAGACACCCGTATAGAACAGGATGCGCTCGGTGGTCGTGGTCTTGCCGGCATCGATGTGGGCGCTGATGCCGATGTTGCGATAGCGCTGGATGGGGGTTGTGCGTGGCACTGCTGAAGACTTCCTGGTTGGACGTTAAAACCGGTAGTGACTGAAAGCCTTGTTGGCCTCGGCCATGCGATGCACTTCCTCGCGCTTCTTCACGGCGCCGCCGCGGCCCTCCGCCGCCTCGCTAAGCTCGTTAGCCAGCCGCAGGCCCATGGACTTCTCGCCGCGCTTGCGCGCCGCGTCGCGGATCCAGCGCATCGCCAGCGCGGTGCGGCGCACCGGGCGCACTTCCACCGGCACCTGATAGTTGGCCCCGCCGACGCGCCGGCTCTTCACCTCCACCATCGGCCGCACGTTGGCGAGCGCCTGGGAGAAAACCTCCAGCGGGTCCTTGCCCGAGCGCTTCTGTATTTGCTCCAGCGCGCCGTAGACGATGCGCTCGGCGACCGATTTCTTGCCCCGGGTCATGATCACGTTGATGAACTTGGCCACTTCCTGGTTCCCGAACTTCGGATCCGGAAGAACTTCGCGTTTCGGAACTTCTCTGCGTCGCGGCATAGCGCTTCCTTACACCTGTCCTTGGGTTGCGGCCCTCAGGCGGACTTCGGCCGCTTCGCCCCGTACTTGGAGCGGCCCTGCTTGCGGTCCTTGACGCCGGCGGTGTCTAGGCTGCCGCGGACGATGTGGTAGCGGACCCCGGGCAGGTCCTTAACCCGTCCCCCGCGGATCAGGACCACGGAATGTTCCTGGAGATTGTGCCCTTCCCCGCCGATGTAGCCGATGACCTCGTAGCCGTTGGTCAGGCGCACTTTGGCCACTTTGCGCAGCGCCGAGTTAGGCTTTTTCGGCGTCGTGGTATAGACACGCGTGCAAACGCCGCGCTTCTGGGGGCAGCCCTCGAGCGCCGGCACCTTGCTCTTCGCCCGCTTGGGCTCGCGGGGCTTGCGTACCAGCTGGTTGACTGTTGGCATGGTTGACCTTGTTTGCCGAAACCGAGCGCCGGGCATCTGGTTAGCGCCCGACCGCGCCTGACGTTCCAAAAAGCCGGGACGGCATGAATGCCGTCCCGTCCTCACCGAATTCAGCCGCCTTCGAGAGGGCCGGCAAGCGAGCCCGGCCACCCGAAAAAAGACTGTGAATTTTATGGGGTTAACAACGCGCTGTCAAGCAACGTGCGCCTGGTCCTGGGCCTGTCCTCCCTCGGTTTCCAGCGCCTCGGCCCCCTCGGCCACCTCTGCCCCCAGCGCCTGCCGGCGCCGCAGGTTGTGGTAGGCGAGGCCCGTTCCCGCCGGTATGAGGCGGCCGACGATGACGTTCTCCTTGAGCCCGCGCAGCTCGTCCCGCTTGCCCATGATCGCCGCCTCGGTGAGCACGCGGGTCGTCTCCTGGAAGGAGGCCGCGGAGATGAACGAATCGGTGGAGAGCGAGGCCTTGGTGATGCCGAGCAGCATGTATTCGTAGGTCGCGGGCTTCTTGCCCTCGGCCTCCAGCCGCTCGTTTTCCTCCAGCACCTCGGCGCGCTCCACCTGCTCGCCGGGGATGAACTTGCTGTCGCCGGCGTCGGCGATCTGCACCCGACGCAGCATCTGCCGCACGATCACCTCGATGTGCTTGTCGTTGATCTTCACGCCCTGCAACCGATAGACGTCCTGCACCTCGTCGATGACGTAGCGGGCCAGCTCCTCCACGCCCTGCAGGCGCAGGATATCGTGGGGATCCTTCGGGCCGTCCACGATCATCTCGCCCTTGTTCACCACCTGGCCGTCGTGCACCAGGACATGCTTGTCCTTCGGTATCAGGAACTCATGGGCCACCCCGTCCAGATCGGTGATCACCAACCGTTGCTTGCCCTTGGTGTCCTTGCCGAAGGAGACGGTACCGGTGACCTCCGCCAGCATGCCGGCGTCTTTGGGCGAGCGCGCTTCGAACAGCTCCGCCACCCGCGGCAAGCCGCCGGTGATGTCGCGTGTCTTGGAGGTCTCCTGGGGAATGCGCGCCAGCACTTCCCCGACGCCCACTTCCTGCCCGTCGCGCACCGTGATGATGGAGCCGATCTGGAAGGTGATGGTGACCGGCACGTCGGTGCCGGCCACTCTCACCTCCTGGCCGTCCCTGTCCAGCAGCTTGACCAGGGGCCGCAATCCCTTGGTCTGGGCCACGCCGCGCCGCTTGGGATCGATCACCACCAGGGTCGAAAGCCCCGTGACCTCGTCGATCTGGCGAGCCACGGTCACGCCTTCTTCCACGTTTTCGAACTTGATGGTGCCCGCGTACTCGGTGATGATCGGCCGAGTGTGGGGATCCCAGTTGGCCAGCATGGCCCCCGCCTTCACCGTCTGGCCGTCCTTAGCCAGCAAGGTGGCGCCGTAGGGGATTTTGTGCCGCTCGCGCTCGCGACCGCCCTCGTCCTGGATGAGCACCTCGCCATTGCGCGAGATCACCACCTGCTCGCCCCGGGCGTTGGTCACGTAGCGCATGCCCGCGGAGAAGCGCACCGTGCCGTTGGATTTGCTTTCCACGTGGCTCGCCGCGGTGGTTCGCGACGCGGCGCCGCCGATGTGGAACGTGCGCATGGTGAGCTGGGTTCCCGGCTCGCCGATCGACTGGGCGGCGATGACCCCCACGGCCTCGCCCACGTTGACCAGGGTCCCGCGCCCGAGATCGCGCCCATAGCACTTGGCGCACAGGCCCCAGCGGGTCTCGCAGGTGAGCGGCGTGCGCACCCGCACCTCGTCGACGCCCAGCGCCTCGACCTGGTCCACCAGGTTCTCGTCCAGCAGCGTCCCGGCGGGAACCAGGACGTCGCCCGTGTCCGGGTTGATGACGTCCACCGCGGTGACGCGCCCGAGGATGCGCTCGCGCAAGGGCTCTACCACCTCCCCGCCCTCCACCAGCGCCTTCATGGAGAAACCGTTGGTGGTGCCGCAATCGGCCTCCGTGACCACCAGATCCTGGGTCACGTCCACCAGACGCCGCGTCAGATAGCCGGAATTGGCGGTCTTGAGCGCCGTGTCCGCCAGGCCCTTGCGCGCGCCGTGGGTGGAGATGAAGTACTGCAGGACGTTCAGGCCCTCGCGGAAGTTGGCGGTAATCGGGGTCTCGATGATGGATCCGTCGGGCTTGGCCATCAATCCCCGCATGCCGGCAAGCTGCCGGATCTGGGCCGCCGAGCCCCGGGCGCCGGAGTCGGCCATCATGTAGATGGAGTTGAACGACTCCTGGGTGACCACGTTGCCCTTCTTGTCGGTCATCGGGACCCGCTGCTTCTTCTTCGGGTCCCATTGCATGACCTGCTCCTGGCCAAGCTGGTCCATCATCGCCTTGGCCACCTGGTCGGCCGCCCGACCCCAGATGTCCACCACTTTGTTGTAGCGCTCCCCCTGGGTCACCAGGCCCGAGGTGTACTGGGCCTCGATCTCCTGCACCTCCTTCTCGGCTTGGGCGATGATCTCGGACTTCTGGGGTGGCACCAGCATGTCGTCGACGCAAATCGAAAGCCCCGCGCGCGTCGCCAGGGAGAAGCCCGTGTACATGAGCTGGTCGGCGAAGATCACCGTTTCGCGCAAGCCGCAGCGGCGGAAGCTCATGTTGATCAGCCTGGAGATCTCCTTCTTCTTGAGCGGCTTGTCGATCAACTGGAACGGCAAGCCAGCGGGCAGAAGCTCCGAGAGCAGCGCCCGGCCCACCGTGGTGTCGTAACGGGTCCACTTCTCCCGCTTGTCGCCATCGGGTCCGATCTCGTACTCGCGGATGCGCACCTTGATGCGCGCGCCGAGCTCCACCTGCCTGGTCTCGTAGGCGCGCGCCACCTCGGCCACGTCGGCGAAGGCCATGCCCTCGCCCATGGCGCCGATCTTCTCCCGCGTCATGTAGTACAGGCCCAGCACGATGTCCTGGGAAGGAACGATGATCGGCTCGCCGTTGGCCGGGGACAGGATGTTGTTGGAGGAGAGCATGAGGGTGCGCGCCTCCATCTGCGCTTCCAGAGACAGGGGCACGTGCACCGCCATCTGGTCGCCGTCGAAGTCGGCGTTGAACGCCGTGCACACCAGCGGATGGAGCTGGATCGCCTTGCCCTCGATCAGCACCGGCTCGAACGCCTGGATGCCGAGGCGGTGCAGGGTGGGCGCGCGGTTGAGCAGCACCGGATGCTCGCGGATCACCTCTTCCAGGATGTCCCACACCTCGGGGGCTTCCTGTTCCACCATGCGCTTCGCCGCCTTGATGGTGGTGGCGAGCCCCAGCACTTCCAGCTTGTGGAAGATGAACGGCTTGAACAGCTCCAGCGCCATCTTCTTGGGCAGGCCGCACTGATGGAGCTTCAACTGGGGCCCCACCACGATCACCGAGCGGCCCGAGTAGTCCACCCGCTTGCCCAGCAGATTCTGACGGAAACGGCCGCCCTTGCCCTTGATCATGTCAGCCAGGGACTTGAGCGGGCGCTTGTTGGCGCCGGTCATGGCCTTGCCGCGGCGGCCGTTGTCGAGCAGCGAATCCACCGCCTCCTGGAGCATACGCTTCTCGTTGCGCACGATGATGTCCGGAGCCTTCAGCTCCAGCAGCCGTTTTAGGCGGTTGTTGCGGTTGATCACGCGGCGGTAGAGGTCGTTCAGGTCGGAGGTGGCGAAGCGCCCGCCGTCCAGGGGCACCAGCGGCCGCAGCTCCGGCGGCAGCACGGGCAACACTTCCAAGATCATCCATTCCGGCTTGATCCCGGACTTCTGGAAGGCTTCCAGCACCTTCAGGCGCTTGGCGATCTTCTTGATTTTGGAGTCGGAGCCCGTGGCTTCCAGCTCCTGGCGCAGCTTTTCGATCTCCTTGTTGAGGTCAAGGGTGCGCAGCAGCTCGCGGACACCCTCGGCGCCCATCTGGGCGGTGAAATCGTCCCCGTATTCTTCCACCTTGCTGAGGTAATCGTCCTCCGTCAGTAGCTGGCCGCGGTGCAGCGGGGTGAGGCCCGGGTCCACCACCACGTAGGCCTCGAAGTACAGGACGCGCTCGATGTCGCGCAATGTCATGTCCAGCACCATCCCCATGCGCGAAGGCAGGGATTTGAGGAACCAGATGTGGGCCACGGGCGAGGCGAGCTCAATGTGGCCCATGCGCTCGCGGCGCACCTTGGACAGGGTCACCTCGACGCCGCACTTCTCGCAGATCACGCCGCGATGCTTGAGCCGCTTGTACTTGCCGCACAGGCACTCGTAATCCTTGACGGGACCGAAGATCTTGGCGCAGAACAACCCGTCCCGCTCCGGCTTGAACGTGCGGTAGTTGATGGTCTCGGGCTTCTTGACCTCCCCGTAAGACCAGGAACGGATCTTCTCGGGCGACGCCAGGCCGATCTTGATGGCGTCGAATTCCTCTTCCTGGGTGACCTGCTTGAACAGATCCAGCAGTGCTTTCATAGCGTCTCCGTTGGCGCGTCAACGCAACAATTCGAAAATCTCCGCCGCAGGCAGCGCAAGAACCAGGAGGGATGACGATGCGAAAGCCCCTGTGCCTGCGCGCGCCTGCGGTCCGTGCCCACGTCAGTACCGCTCCAGATCGATGTCGATGGCGAGGGAGCGGATCTCCTTCACCAGCACGTTGAACGACTCGGGCATGCCGGCATCGATCTTGTGCTCCCCCTTGACGATGTTCTCGTAGACCTTGGTCCGGCCGGTGACGTCGTCCGACTTGACGGTGAGCATCTCCTGCAGCGTGTAGGCCGCTCCGTAGGCTTCCAGCGCCCACACCTCCATCTCGCCGAAGCGCTGTCCCCCGAACTGGGCCTTGCCGCCGAGGGGCTGCTGGGTCACCAGGCTGTAGGGGCCGGTGGAGCGGGCGTGCATCTTGTCGTCCACCAGATGGTGGAGCTTCAACATGTGCATGTAGCCCACCGTTACCTGGCGGTCGAACGGATCCCCCGTGCGACCGTCGTACAGGGTCACCTGGCCCGAGCGCGGCAACCCGGCCAGCTCCAGCATCGACTTGATCTCCTCCTCGGTAGCCCCGTCGAAAACCGGCGTGGCGAACGGCACGCCGTGCTTGAGGTTGTGGGCGAGCTCCAGCACCTCCTGGTCGGAGAGCTGGGACAGGTCTTCCTGCCGCCCGCTCGAGTTGTAAATCAGGTTGAGCGCCTTGCGCAGGTCCGCGATCTTGGCATGGGCCTTGAGCATCTCGCCGATCTTGAGGCCCAGCCCCTTGGCGGCCCAGCCGAGATGGGTTTCCAGGATCTGGCCGACGTTCATGCGCGACGGCACCCCCAAAGGATTGAGCACGATGTCTACGGGCGTGCCGTCGGCCATGTAGGGCATGTCCTCCACCGGCACGATCTTGGATATGACCCCCTTGTTGCCGTGGCGCCCCGCCATCTTGTCGCCCGGCTGCAGCCGGCGCTTGACGGCCAGGTACACCTTGACCATTTTGATCACGCCGGGCGGGAGCTCGTCGCCGCTGGTGAGCTTCTTCTTCTTCTCCTCGAACATGCGCTCGAATTCCTGCCTCTTCTGGGCCAGGCTTTCCTTGATCTGCTCGAGCTGCAGGGCGGCTTCTTCGCTGGCGAGCCGGATGTCGAACCAGTGGTGCGGGTCCAGGCTGTCCAGGTACTCCTTGGTGATCCGCGCGCCTTTGGCCAGCTTCTTCGGCCCGCCGTTGGCGGTCTTGCCGCGCAGCAACCGCTCCAGGCGCTCGAAGGCGTCCGCCTCCACGATCCGGAGCTGGTCGGCCAGGTCCTTCTTGTAGCGCTTGAGCTCCTCGTCGATGATCTGCTGGGCGCGCTTGTCCCGCTGGATTCCTTCCCGGGTAAAGACCTGCACGTCGATGACGGTGCCGGACATGCCCGACGGCACCCGAAGCGAGGTATCCTTCACATCCGAGGCTTTCTCGCCAAAGATGGCGCGCAGCAGCTTTTCCTCGGGGGTGAGCTGGGTCTCGCCCTTGGGCGTCACCTTGCCCACCAGCACGTCGCCCGCCTCCACCTCGGCGCCGATGTAGACGATGCCCGATTCGTCGAGCCTGGCGAGCTGCGCCTCGGAGAGGTTGGAGATGTCGCGGGTGATTTCCTCCGGCCCGAGTTTGGTGTCGCGGGCCACCACCGAGAGCTCCTCGATGTGGATGGAGGTGAAGCGGTCCTCCGCCACGACCCGCTCCGAGATCAGGATCGAGTCCTCGAAGTTGTAGCCGGTCCACGGCATGAAGGCCACCAGCAGGTTCTGGCCGAGGGCGAGTTCCCCCAGGTCCGTCGAGGCCCCGTCCGCGATCACGTCGCCGCGGGAGATCACGTCGCCCACCTTGACCACTGGGCGCTGGTTGATGTTGGTGTTCTGGTTGGAGCGGGTGTACTTGGTCAGGTTGTAGATGTCCACGCCCACTTCGCCCGCGCGCGTCTCCTTGTCGTGCACCCGCACCACGATGCGCGTGGAGTCCACGTAGTCCACCATCCCGCCGCGGCGCGCCCGCACCACGGTGCCCGAGTCCATGGCCGCCACGCCCTCGATGCCGGTGCCCACCAGCGGCTTCTCCGGTCTCAGGCACGGCACCGCCTGGCGCTGCATGTTGGAACCCATGAGCGCCCGGTTCGCGTCATCGTGCTCGAGGAAAGGGATGAGCGATGCGGCAACGGAGACGATCTGGGCCGGCGCCACATCCATGTACTGGATGCGGTCGGGCGTCGCCAGCATGAACTCGTTGTGGTGCCGGCAGGAAACTAGGTCGCTCACGAACCTGCCGTTCTTGTCCAGCTCCGCGTTCGCCTGGGCGATCACGAACTGACCCTCCTCGATGGCGGAAAGGTACTCGATCTGGTCGGTCACCCGGCCGTTTTCCACCTTGCGATAGGGCGTTTCGATGAAGCCGAACTCGTTGATCCTGGCATAGAGGGCGAGGGAGTTGATGAGGCCGATGTTGGGGCCTTCCGGCGTCTCGATGGGGCACACGCGCCCGTAATGGGTCGGGTGCACGTCCCGTACCTCGAAGCCGGCCCGCTCGCGGGTGAGTCCCCCGGGACCTAGCGCCGACACGCGCCGCTTGTGGGTGATCTCCGACAGGGGGTTGGTCTGATCCATGAACTGGGAGAGCTGGCTCGAGCCGAAGAACTCCCGGATCGCCGCCGAAACCGGCTTGGCGTTGATCAGATCGTGGGGCATCAGGTCCTCGGACTCGGCCTGGGACAGCCGCTCTTTGACCGCCCGCTCGACCCGTACCAGCCCGGCGCGGAACTGGTTCTCCGCCAGCTCGCCAACCGAGCGTACGCGCCGGTTGCCCAGGTGGTCGATGTCGTCGATCTCGCCGCGGCCGTTGCGCAGGTCCACCAGGATCTTGATGACAGCGATGATGTCGTCCTTGGTCAGGGTGTTGGGACCGGTGAGATCGTTGCGCCCGACCCGGCGATTGAACTTCATGCGCCCGACCGGGGACAGGTCGTAGCGGTCCTCGCTGAAGAACAAGCCGTTGAACAGGGTCTGCACCGCCTCCTCGGTGGGCGGCTCGCCCGGGCGCATCATGCGGTAGATGGCCACCATGGCCGCCATCTGGTCCGGCGTATCGTCGATGCGCAGGGTCTGGGAGACATAGGGTCCCTGATCCAGGTCGTTGGTGTAGATGGTTTTCACCCCCCGGATCCCGGCCTCCCGCAGCTTGGCGAGCAGCTCCTCGGTGATCTCGTCGTTCGCCCGGGCGATGAGCTCGCCCGTCTCCTGATTCACCACGTTATGGGCGAGCACCCGGCCCACCAGATACTCGTCCGGCACCGTGAGCTTGTGGATGCCCGCCTGCTGGATCTCCCGCACGTGCTTGGCGGTGATGCGCTTGTCCTTCTGGACGATGACCTTGCCGCCCTTTCCCAGGATGTCGAACCGCGCCACCTCGCCTCGCAGCCGCTCGGGCACCACCTCGAACTCGATGCCTTGGTCGCCGAAATGGAACGCGTCCTTTTCGAAGAAGGTGTCGAGGATCTGCTCCGGCGTCATGCCCATCGCCTTGAGCAGGATGCTCACGGGCATCTTGCGCCGGCGATCGACCCGGAAATAGAGGTAGTCCTTGGGGTCGAACTCGAAGTCAAGCCAGGAGCCGCGATACGGGATCACCCGCGCCGAAAAGAGCAGTTTCCCCGAGGAGTGGGTCTTGCCCCGGTCGTGCTCGAAAAACACCCCCGGCGAGCGGTGCAGCTGGGAGACGATCACCCGCTCGGTGCCGTTGATGACGAAGGA
This region includes:
- the rpoC gene encoding DNA-directed RNA polymerase subunit beta' → MKALLDLFKQVTQEEEFDAIKIGLASPEKIRSWSYGEVKKPETINYRTFKPERDGLFCAKIFGPVKDYECLCGKYKRLKHRGVICEKCGVEVTLSKVRRERMGHIELASPVAHIWFLKSLPSRMGMVLDMTLRDIERVLYFEAYVVVDPGLTPLHRGQLLTEDDYLSKVEEYGDDFTAQMGAEGVRELLRTLDLNKEIEKLRQELEATGSDSKIKKIAKRLKVLEAFQKSGIKPEWMILEVLPVLPPELRPLVPLDGGRFATSDLNDLYRRVINRNNRLKRLLELKAPDIIVRNEKRMLQEAVDSLLDNGRRGKAMTGANKRPLKSLADMIKGKGGRFRQNLLGKRVDYSGRSVIVVGPQLKLHQCGLPKKMALELFKPFIFHKLEVLGLATTIKAAKRMVEQEAPEVWDILEEVIREHPVLLNRAPTLHRLGIQAFEPVLIEGKAIQLHPLVCTAFNADFDGDQMAVHVPLSLEAQMEARTLMLSSNNILSPANGEPIIVPSQDIVLGLYYMTREKIGAMGEGMAFADVAEVARAYETRQVELGARIKVRIREYEIGPDGDKREKWTRYDTTVGRALLSELLPAGLPFQLIDKPLKKKEISRLINMSFRRCGLRETVIFADQLMYTGFSLATRAGLSICVDDMLVPPQKSEIIAQAEKEVQEIEAQYTSGLVTQGERYNKVVDIWGRAADQVAKAMMDQLGQEQVMQWDPKKKQRVPMTDKKGNVVTQESFNSIYMMADSGARGSAAQIRQLAGMRGLMAKPDGSIIETPITANFREGLNVLQYFISTHGARKGLADTALKTANSGYLTRRLVDVTQDLVVTEADCGTTNGFSMKALVEGGEVVEPLRERILGRVTAVDVINPDTGDVLVPAGTLLDENLVDQVEALGVDEVRVRTPLTCETRWGLCAKCYGRDLGRGTLVNVGEAVGVIAAQSIGEPGTQLTMRTFHIGGAASRTTAASHVESKSNGTVRFSAGMRYVTNARGEQVVISRNGEVLIQDEGGRERERHKIPYGATLLAKDGQTVKAGAMLANWDPHTRPIITEYAGTIKFENVEEGVTVARQIDEVTGLSTLVVIDPKRRGVAQTKGLRPLVKLLDRDGQEVRVAGTDVPVTITFQIGSIITVRDGQEVGVGEVLARIPQETSKTRDITGGLPRVAELFEARSPKDAGMLAEVTGTVSFGKDTKGKQRLVITDLDGVAHEFLIPKDKHVLVHDGQVVNKGEMIVDGPKDPHDILRLQGVEELARYVIDEVQDVYRLQGVKINDKHIEVIVRQMLRRVQIADAGDSKFIPGEQVERAEVLEENERLEAEGKKPATYEYMLLGITKASLSTDSFISAASFQETTRVLTEAAIMGKRDELRGLKENVIVGRLIPAGTGLAYHNLRRRQALGAEVAEGAEALETEGGQAQDQAHVA
- the rpsL gene encoding 30S ribosomal protein S12 → MPTVNQLVRKPREPKRAKSKVPALEGCPQKRGVCTRVYTTTPKKPNSALRKVAKVRLTNGYEVIGYIGGEGHNLQEHSVVLIRGGRVKDLPGVRYHIVRGSLDTAGVKDRKQGRSKYGAKRPKSA
- the fusA2 gene encoding elongation factor G 2 — encoded protein: MPRTTPIQRYRNIGISAHIDAGKTTTTERILFYTGVSHKIGEVHDGAAVMDWMEQERERGITITSAATTCFWRGMDQNYPEHRINIIDTPGHVDFTIEVERSMRVLDGACMVYCAVGGVQPQSETVWRQANKYRVPRLAFVNKMDRQGADFFRVFEQMRARLKANPVPIQIPIGAEEKFEGVVDLVRMKAIYWDDSTQGMKFELKDIPGSLRDQAQEWRDKMVESAAEADEELMNKYLEEGDLSVEDIKKGLRSRTISFEIVPMLCGSAFKNKGVQAMLDAVIDYLPSPADIPPVKGVLENGQPGEREAKDEAPFSALAFKIMTDPYVGQITFLRVYSGVLNSGDTVFNPVKGKKERIGRLLQMHANERAEIKEVRAGDIAAVVGLKDVSTGDTLCDPNNVITLERMEFPEPVIHVAVEPKTKADQEKMGIALSRLAQEDPSFRVRTDEESGQTIISGMGELHLEIIVDRMRREFGVEANVGAPQVAYRETIKKAAEAEGKFIKQTGGRGQYGHVWLRVEPNGPGKGFEFVDAIKGGVVPREYIPAVQKGLEDTLPNGVLAGFPIVDVKVTLFDGSYHEVDSNENAFKMAASIGFKEALRKANPTLLEPMMAVEVETPEEFMGNVMGDLSSRRGIVQGMEDRPGFKVVRAEVPLAEMFGYSTTLRSLTQGRATYTMEFKHYAEAPRNVAEAIINKK
- the rpsG gene encoding 30S ribosomal protein S7, producing the protein MPRRREVPKREVLPDPKFGNQEVAKFINVIMTRGKKSVAERIVYGALEQIQKRSGKDPLEVFSQALANVRPMVEVKSRRVGGANYQVPVEVRPVRRTALAMRWIRDAARKRGEKSMGLRLANELSEAAEGRGGAVKKREEVHRMAEANKAFSHYRF
- the rpsJ gene encoding 30S ribosomal protein S10, which translates into the protein MQSQKIRIRLKAFDYRLIDQSALEIVETAKRTGAVVRGPVPLPTRIERFDVLRSPHVNKTSRDQFEIRTHLRLMDIIDPTDKTVDALMKLDLPAGVDVEIKL
- the tufB gene encoding elongation factor Tu, giving the protein MAKEKFERKKPHVNVGTIGHVDHGKTTLTAALTLVLSKKFGGQAKKYEEIDSAPEEKARGITINTAHVEYETAKRHYAHVDCPGHADYIKNMITGAAQMDGAILVVSAADGPMPQTREHILLARQVGVPYIVVYLNKADMVDDPELLELVEMEVRELLSKYDFPGDKTPIIVGSALKALEGDQSEIGEPSIWKLAEALDEYIPEPKRDIDKPFLMPVEDVFSISGRGTVVTGRVERGVIKVGDEIEIVGLRPTQKTVCTGVEMFRKLLDEGRAGDNIGVLLRGTKREEVERGQVLAKPGTITPHTKFTAEVYVLSKEEGGRHTPFFNGYRPQFYFRTTDVTGSIELPAGTEMVMPGDNVSITVSLIAPIAMEEGLRFAIREGGRTVGAGVVAKIIE